A DNA window from Actinomadura luzonensis contains the following coding sequences:
- a CDS encoding STAS domain-containing protein, with the protein MRLRQESHGGVNVISMDGRLDSETAPRVQQELQALFPDDGLVVLDLSRTMYMSSAGLRVLLLVYRQAQRSAVRLALTGLSDDVRAIMDATGFLGFFTVVESVEEGVEALTV; encoded by the coding sequence ATGCGGCTGCGACAGGAGTCGCACGGCGGCGTGAACGTCATCAGCATGGACGGCCGGCTCGACAGCGAGACCGCGCCGCGCGTCCAGCAGGAGCTGCAGGCTCTGTTCCCGGACGACGGCCTGGTGGTGCTGGACCTCAGCAGGACCATGTACATGTCCAGCGCCGGGCTGCGGGTGCTGCTGCTGGTCTACCGGCAGGCGCAGCGCAGCGCGGTGCGGCTGGCGCTGACCGGGCTGTCGGACGACGTGCGGGCGATCATGGACGCGACGGGCTTCCTCGGCTTCTTCACGGTGGTGGAGTCGGTCGAGGAGGGCGTGGAGGCGTTGACCGTATGA
- a CDS encoding DJ-1/PfpI family protein, with translation MPEKRLAGRTVAILMESDYVEQELHYYQRRFAEEGARVRFLTRLWGQDSLTFHGHEYKLPFTVGDDLESADLSEIDVLIVPSGMVSDRLRYSEEPGGLSPAVRLLRAAFEDRRIVKGIICHGLWLAAPIPESVAGRRVTCHNNLVADARNMGAVYTDQDVVVDRDLVTGRSADHCAEFARMIIDLVAAGAADGTSYRPDYTFSDLVAGYVTGFEHGEIRLRTNDGRPLRVRLTGTTSAEFVRNLGEPYLDASAHLEQLLAPGMYVFVNGIFYFEDGAYTIEAKALTFLGRQPGHYAFEEPDWWVRQIRELGRFYRRAQFADGPIDYAGYRTMLRLGGEKAGQEIQETDTISRLVYGMSSAYMLTGDEDFLEVAERGAAYLREHMRFVDRDEDVVYWYHGVEQRGGTERKLFTSEFGDDYDAIPMYEQIYALAGPTQLYRLTGDPALAADIDGTLRLFRKFFHDPELGGYFSHIDPILLSPHHESLGPNRSRKNWNSVGDHAPAYLINLFLATGDERHADMLEDTFDLIARHMPRKDSPYVQERFHADWTPDTTWHWQQDRAVVGHNLKIAWNLMRMNAIRPKERYRALAAEIGEKMPALGSDPQRGGWYDVVERRLAPGQSVHRFTWHDRKAWWQQEQAILAYQILAGNGAGDGGGAEFLRRARESAAFYSTFFLDHDEGGVYFNVLAGGHPYLQGTERFKGSHSMSMCHAAELCFLATVYQRLLLDRRPLTLWFRPRPDGFTDRVLRVAPDALPPGRVRLEWVEVDGAPYQLFDAAAMTVKLPDAASPVTVRAHLAPVEE, from the coding sequence GTGCCCGAGAAGCGACTGGCCGGGCGGACCGTCGCGATCCTCATGGAGAGCGACTACGTCGAGCAGGAGCTGCACTACTACCAGCGGCGTTTCGCCGAGGAGGGGGCGCGGGTCCGCTTCCTGACCCGGCTCTGGGGGCAGGACTCGCTGACCTTCCACGGCCACGAGTACAAGCTGCCGTTCACCGTGGGCGACGACCTGGAGAGCGCCGACCTGAGCGAGATCGACGTGCTGATCGTGCCGTCCGGGATGGTGTCGGACCGGTTGCGCTACAGCGAGGAGCCCGGCGGCCTCTCCCCCGCCGTGCGGCTGTTGCGGGCGGCCTTCGAGGACCGCAGGATCGTGAAGGGGATCATCTGCCACGGCCTGTGGCTGGCCGCGCCGATCCCCGAGAGCGTCGCCGGCCGCCGCGTGACCTGCCACAACAACCTGGTCGCCGACGCGCGCAACATGGGCGCGGTCTACACCGACCAGGACGTCGTGGTGGACCGCGACCTGGTGACCGGCCGCAGCGCCGACCACTGCGCGGAGTTCGCCCGCATGATCATCGACCTGGTGGCGGCCGGCGCCGCCGACGGCACGTCCTACCGGCCCGACTACACCTTCTCCGACCTCGTCGCCGGGTACGTGACCGGCTTCGAGCACGGCGAGATCCGGCTGCGCACCAACGACGGCCGCCCCCTGCGGGTGCGCCTGACCGGCACCACCTCCGCCGAGTTCGTGCGCAACCTGGGCGAGCCGTACCTGGACGCCTCGGCGCACCTGGAGCAGCTGCTCGCGCCCGGCATGTACGTGTTCGTCAACGGCATCTTCTACTTCGAGGACGGCGCGTACACGATCGAGGCCAAGGCGCTGACCTTCCTCGGCCGCCAGCCCGGCCACTACGCCTTCGAGGAGCCCGACTGGTGGGTCCGCCAGATCCGCGAGCTGGGCCGCTTCTACCGCAGGGCGCAGTTCGCCGACGGGCCGATCGACTACGCCGGCTACCGCACGATGCTGCGGCTCGGCGGCGAGAAGGCGGGCCAGGAGATCCAGGAGACCGACACGATCTCGCGGCTGGTGTACGGCATGTCGTCGGCGTACATGCTGACCGGCGACGAGGACTTCCTGGAGGTGGCCGAGCGCGGCGCGGCGTACCTGCGCGAGCACATGCGCTTCGTGGACCGCGACGAGGACGTCGTGTACTGGTACCACGGCGTCGAGCAGCGCGGCGGCACCGAGCGCAAGCTGTTCACCTCGGAGTTCGGCGACGACTACGACGCCATCCCGATGTACGAGCAGATCTACGCCCTGGCCGGCCCGACGCAGCTCTACCGCCTCACCGGCGACCCGGCCCTGGCCGCCGACATCGACGGCACGCTGCGGCTGTTCCGCAAGTTCTTCCACGACCCGGAGCTCGGCGGCTACTTCTCCCACATCGACCCGATCCTGCTCAGCCCGCACCACGAGTCGCTGGGCCCGAACCGCTCGCGCAAGAACTGGAACTCCGTCGGCGACCACGCCCCGGCCTACCTCATCAACCTGTTCCTGGCCACCGGCGACGAGCGGCACGCCGACATGCTGGAGGACACCTTCGACCTGATCGCCCGGCACATGCCGCGCAAGGACAGCCCGTACGTGCAGGAGCGCTTCCACGCCGACTGGACGCCGGACACCACCTGGCACTGGCAGCAGGACCGGGCCGTGGTCGGCCACAACCTCAAGATCGCCTGGAACCTCATGCGGATGAACGCCATCCGCCCGAAGGAGCGCTACCGCGCGCTGGCCGCCGAGATCGGCGAGAAGATGCCGGCGCTCGGCAGCGACCCGCAGCGCGGCGGCTGGTACGACGTGGTGGAGCGCAGGCTCGCCCCCGGGCAGAGCGTGCACCGCTTCACCTGGCACGACCGCAAGGCGTGGTGGCAGCAGGAGCAGGCGATCCTCGCCTACCAGATCCTGGCCGGCAACGGCGCGGGTGACGGAGGGGGCGCGGAGTTCCTGCGCCGGGCGCGCGAGTCGGCCGCCTTCTACAGCACGTTCTTCCTGGACCACGACGAGGGCGGCGTGTACTTCAACGTGCTCGCCGGCGGGCACCCGTACCTGCAGGGCACCGAGCGGTTCAAGGGCAGCCACTCGATGAGCATGTGCCACGCGGCCGAGCTGTGCTTCCTCGCGACCGTGTACCAGCGGCTGCTGCTCGACCGGCGGCCCCTGACGCTGTGGTTCCGGCCGCGGCCGGACGGGTTCACCGACCGGGTGCTGCGGGTCGCGCCGGACGCGCTGCCGCCCGGCCGGGTGCGGCTGGAGTGGGTCGAGGTGGACGGGGCGCCGTACCAGCTCTTCGACGCAGCGGCGATGACCGTGAAACTGCCGGACGCGGCGTCGCCGGTGACGGTGCGCGCCCATCTGGCGCCGGTGGAGGAGTGA
- a CDS encoding thiamine pyrophosphate-binding protein, producing the protein MTVTARPAKKAIFEQFAADGVSLMFGNPGTVEQGFLDVLEETPGFGYVLALQESVAVGIADGYARATGGPALVQLHSGVGLGNGIGMLYQARRGHSPLVVIAGEAGVRYEALDGQMAVDLVAMARPVTKAAMRVTHPGSVLRVLRRAVKTAMTPPRGPVFVALPMDVLDEPTDEPAVPATIPSRAVVPVPAELERAAAALRGARRPVVLAGDGVSVSGAQEELAAVAEALGAPVWTVNSSELTIDTTHPLYRGDLGHMFGEHSAAALAGHDGALVVGTYLFPEVFPLLSSPFAEGAKVVHVDLDDYEIAKNHPVDVALVADPKPTLAALAALLGPARPLPARAPAEPYGTSMMDLFAAELAARAPAGLVVFDEALTASPALLRQLPPRRPGGFFQTRGGSLGVGIPGAIGVKLARPEAEVVAFTGDGGSMYTIQALWTAARHGVAARFVICDNHRYQLLDDNLEQYWRERDVAAHPHPEGFDLSHPATDFVRLAASLGVPGVKVSKPAQVEAAVQRMLAAPGPFLVHLITT; encoded by the coding sequence GTGACCGTGACCGCCCGCCCCGCCAAGAAGGCGATCTTCGAGCAGTTCGCGGCCGACGGCGTCTCGCTGATGTTCGGCAACCCAGGCACGGTGGAGCAGGGCTTCCTGGACGTGCTGGAGGAGACGCCGGGCTTCGGCTACGTGCTGGCCCTGCAGGAGTCCGTCGCGGTCGGGATCGCCGACGGCTACGCCCGCGCCACCGGCGGCCCGGCGCTGGTCCAGCTCCACTCCGGCGTCGGCCTCGGCAACGGGATCGGCATGCTCTACCAGGCCAGGCGCGGCCACTCGCCGCTCGTGGTGATCGCCGGCGAGGCCGGCGTGCGGTACGAGGCGCTGGACGGCCAGATGGCGGTGGACCTGGTGGCGATGGCCCGCCCGGTGACCAAGGCGGCGATGCGGGTGACGCATCCCGGCTCGGTGCTGCGGGTGCTGCGCCGGGCCGTCAAGACCGCCATGACGCCCCCGCGCGGCCCGGTGTTCGTGGCCCTGCCGATGGACGTGCTCGACGAGCCGACCGACGAGCCGGCCGTGCCCGCGACGATCCCGAGCCGGGCCGTCGTGCCGGTGCCTGCCGAGCTGGAGCGGGCCGCGGCGGCGCTGCGGGGCGCGCGGCGGCCGGTGGTGCTGGCCGGCGACGGGGTCTCGGTGTCGGGCGCGCAGGAGGAGCTGGCCGCGGTCGCCGAGGCGCTGGGCGCCCCGGTCTGGACGGTGAACTCCTCGGAGCTGACCATCGACACCACCCACCCGCTGTACCGGGGCGACCTCGGCCACATGTTCGGCGAGCACAGCGCCGCCGCGCTCGCCGGGCACGACGGGGCGCTCGTCGTCGGGACGTACCTGTTCCCCGAGGTCTTCCCGCTGCTGAGCAGCCCCTTCGCCGAGGGCGCCAAGGTCGTGCACGTCGACCTGGACGACTACGAGATCGCCAAGAACCACCCGGTGGACGTGGCGCTCGTCGCCGACCCCAAGCCGACCCTGGCCGCGCTGGCCGCGCTGCTGGGCCCGGCCCGGCCGCTGCCCGCCCGCGCGCCGGCCGAGCCGTACGGCACGTCCATGATGGACCTGTTCGCCGCCGAGCTGGCCGCCCGCGCCCCCGCCGGCCTGGTGGTCTTCGACGAGGCGCTGACCGCCTCCCCCGCCCTGCTGCGGCAGCTCCCGCCCCGCCGCCCCGGCGGCTTCTTCCAGACCAGGGGCGGCTCGCTGGGCGTCGGCATCCCGGGCGCGATCGGCGTCAAGCTGGCCCGCCCGGAGGCCGAGGTCGTCGCGTTCACCGGCGACGGCGGCAGCATGTACACGATCCAGGCCCTGTGGACGGCCGCCCGGCACGGCGTGGCCGCGCGGTTCGTGATCTGCGACAACCACCGCTACCAGCTCCTCGACGACAACCTGGAGCAGTACTGGCGGGAGCGGGACGTCGCCGCGCACCCCCATCCCGAGGGCTTCGACCTGTCCCACCCCGCGACCGACTTCGTGCGGCTCGCCGCGAGCCTGGGGGTGCCCGGCGTCAAGGTGAGCAAGCCCGCCCAGGTGGAGGCCGCGGTCCAGCGGATGCTGGCGGCGCCCGGGCCGTTCCTCGTCCATCTGATTACCACCTGA
- a CDS encoding type 1 glutamine amidotransferase domain-containing protein, which translates to MTRTILIILSEYGYWGEELVGPLAAFDRQGYRSVFATPTGKRPRALPPSLDPAYVDPPLGRSVTTPEVAVAARRLDESDRLDAPLSLADWIPERPYNSEDGYLRKVEAYHRELGRVDRDVAQYDALVIVGGSGPIVDLANNGRVHDLILSFVRADKPILAECYGIACLAFARDWEDRESILRGKHVTGHCKEYDYKDGTGFLGVDFNMGPPPYPLEYILRDATAPGGRYHGNVGKETSVIVDHPFVTGRSTPDSFLSGEKLVEVLESGLRRYGW; encoded by the coding sequence ATGACGCGCACCATTCTTATCATTCTCTCCGAATACGGATATTGGGGAGAGGAACTCGTCGGCCCGCTCGCCGCCTTCGACCGGCAGGGCTACCGGAGCGTGTTCGCCACCCCCACCGGCAAGCGCCCCCGCGCGCTGCCGCCCAGCCTCGACCCCGCCTACGTCGACCCGCCGCTCGGCCGTTCGGTGACCACGCCCGAGGTGGCCGTCGCCGCCCGCCGGCTCGACGAGTCCGACCGGCTCGACGCCCCGCTCAGCCTCGCCGACTGGATCCCGGAGCGGCCCTACAACAGCGAGGACGGCTACCTGCGCAAGGTCGAGGCCTACCACCGCGAGCTCGGCCGGGTGGACCGCGACGTCGCCCAGTACGACGCCCTGGTCATCGTGGGCGGCAGCGGCCCGATCGTGGACCTGGCCAACAACGGCCGGGTGCACGACCTGATCCTGTCCTTCGTCCGCGCCGACAAGCCGATCCTCGCCGAGTGCTACGGCATCGCCTGCCTGGCCTTCGCCCGCGACTGGGAGGACCGCGAGAGCATCCTGCGCGGCAAGCACGTGACCGGGCACTGCAAGGAGTACGACTACAAGGACGGCACCGGCTTCCTCGGCGTGGACTTCAACATGGGGCCGCCGCCGTACCCGCTGGAGTACATCCTGCGCGACGCCACCGCCCCCGGCGGCCGCTACCACGGCAACGTCGGCAAGGAGACGTCGGTGATCGTGGACCACCCGTTCGTGACGGGCCGCTCCACCCCCGACTCCTTCCTGTCCGGCGAGAAGCTGGTCGAGGTCCTGGAGTCCGGCCTGCGGCGCTACGGCTGGTGA
- a CDS encoding FAD-dependent oxidoreductase, protein MPEPRRPVLLAVDDDDHVLRAIRRDLSRAYRDRFRVLAAGSAAEGLRVLDTLREREEQAALVLSDQRMPGMTGIAFLAEAARRFPEARRVLLTAYADTSVAISAINEVRLDHYLVKPWEPPEERLYPVLDDLLSDWEGAHEPPYQGIRLVGHPFAPATHRLRDLLTRYRLPFRFEEGPAGEARLPAVVLPDGRRLDRPGHGEVVAALGLATRLSHPHYDLAIVGGGPAGLAASVYASSEGMATLLIEAYVPGGQAGTSSRIENYLGFPSGISGVDLTSRAMAQARRFGVDVLAPVEARRLSRDGRACVLHLSDGKEIGASTVLLSTGLSYRSLDADGAARFEGAGIYYGAAVTETESCAGRHVWIVGGANSAGQAALHFARHASRVTMVVRAAGLAGAMSAYLVDEIAAAPNITVRAGTRVVAAEGGEHLERITLCDVATGELSGHDAEHVFVFIGARPRTEWLDGLVRRDPHGFLLTGPDLGPAAELPAWDLPRPPLLLETSMPGVFAAGDARAGSVKRLASGVGEGAMAVSMIHRYRSES, encoded by the coding sequence ATGCCCGAACCACGCCGGCCGGTGCTCCTGGCCGTCGACGACGACGACCACGTGCTCCGCGCGATCCGGCGCGACCTGTCGCGCGCCTACCGCGACCGCTTCCGCGTGCTCGCGGCCGGCTCCGCCGCCGAGGGCCTGCGCGTGCTCGACACCCTGCGCGAACGCGAGGAGCAGGCCGCCCTCGTCCTGTCCGACCAGCGCATGCCCGGCATGACGGGCATCGCCTTCCTGGCCGAGGCCGCCCGGCGCTTCCCCGAGGCGCGCCGGGTGCTGCTGACCGCCTACGCCGACACCAGCGTCGCCATCTCCGCCATCAACGAGGTGCGCCTCGACCACTACCTGGTCAAGCCGTGGGAGCCGCCCGAGGAACGCCTCTACCCCGTGCTCGACGACCTGCTGTCGGACTGGGAGGGCGCGCACGAGCCGCCCTACCAGGGCATCCGGCTGGTCGGGCACCCGTTCGCGCCGGCCACCCACCGGCTGCGCGACCTGCTCACCCGCTACCGGCTGCCGTTCCGCTTCGAGGAGGGGCCGGCGGGCGAGGCGCGGCTGCCCGCGGTCGTCCTGCCCGACGGGCGCCGGCTGGACCGGCCCGGGCACGGCGAGGTCGTGGCCGCGCTCGGCCTGGCCACCCGGCTCAGCCACCCGCACTACGACCTCGCCATCGTCGGCGGCGGCCCGGCCGGGCTCGCCGCCTCCGTCTACGCCTCCTCCGAGGGCATGGCGACGCTGCTCATCGAGGCGTACGTGCCGGGCGGCCAGGCCGGCACCTCCAGCCGCATCGAGAACTACCTCGGCTTCCCCTCCGGCATCTCCGGCGTGGACCTGACCAGCCGAGCCATGGCCCAGGCCCGCAGGTTCGGCGTGGACGTGCTCGCCCCCGTCGAGGCCAGGCGGCTCAGCAGGGACGGCCGCGCCTGCGTGCTGCACCTGTCCGACGGCAAGGAGATCGGCGCGTCCACCGTGCTGCTGTCCACCGGCCTGTCCTACCGCAGCCTCGACGCCGACGGCGCCGCCCGCTTCGAGGGCGCCGGCATCTACTACGGCGCCGCCGTCACCGAGACCGAGTCCTGCGCCGGGCGGCACGTGTGGATCGTCGGCGGCGCCAACTCCGCGGGCCAGGCGGCCCTGCACTTCGCCCGGCACGCCAGCCGCGTCACCATGGTCGTGCGCGCGGCGGGCCTGGCCGGCGCGATGTCGGCCTACCTCGTGGACGAGATCGCCGCCGCCCCCAACATCACCGTGCGGGCCGGCACCCGCGTGGTCGCCGCCGAGGGCGGCGAGCACCTGGAGCGCATCACGTTGTGCGACGTCGCGACCGGCGAGCTGAGCGGGCACGACGCCGAGCACGTCTTCGTCTTCATCGGCGCGCGGCCGCGCACCGAGTGGCTGGACGGCCTGGTGCGCAGGGACCCGCACGGCTTCCTGCTGACCGGCCCCGACCTCGGGCCGGCCGCCGAGCTGCCCGCGTGGGACCTGCCCCGGCCGCCGCTGCTGCTGGAGACCAGCATGCCCGGCGTCTTCGCGGCCGGGGACGCCCGCGCCGGCTCGGTCAAGCGGCTGGCCTCGGGCGTCGGCGAGGGCGCGATGGCGGTGTCCATGATCCACCGCTACCGGTCGGAGAGCTGA
- a CDS encoding ATP-binding protein gives MPAPAWLSERLARIELFSGLSPEQLDWLAGAGVVRTLDDGEVLFVEGAPADAFYVLLSGEIVVTKLVAGREQVLARHVGDTLEHQFVGELPLLTSDEYLATALAVCRAQVVAYGRDAFYDMLERCPQVCRVLLPVLAGRINAMERQAGRSRMLEGLGLLAAGLAHELNNPASAAVRAARELRTLAPALAAAAVRWGRVGEEPELEHVARLRERLAAPGAPRDPLAEAEAADDVADWLADVEDLAGDHAGDHAGDHTGDLAGLEDLAGDLAEQGVDRAALEELAAALRPAALVAALDYLAPALRAAALAGDVAEAAERVVELVRRTSAYTDLDRAPERDADLREGLEATLALMAPKLRGVRVRREYGGVPDLRAFPSELNQVWTNLIDNAVDAMGGEGELTILTRREGDHAVVEFRDNGPGIPAEVLPQVFQPFFTTKDLGKGTGLGLHVSMDIVAARHGGTMEVTSEPGDTRFVVRLPLKP, from the coding sequence GTGCCTGCTCCCGCATGGCTGAGCGAGCGGCTGGCCAGGATCGAGCTGTTCTCGGGGCTGTCCCCCGAGCAGCTCGACTGGCTGGCCGGCGCGGGCGTCGTCCGCACGCTCGACGACGGTGAGGTGCTCTTCGTCGAGGGCGCCCCCGCCGACGCCTTCTACGTGCTGCTGAGCGGCGAGATCGTGGTCACCAAGCTGGTGGCCGGGCGCGAGCAGGTGCTGGCCCGGCACGTCGGCGACACGCTCGAGCACCAGTTCGTCGGCGAGCTGCCGCTGCTGACCAGCGACGAGTACCTGGCCACGGCGCTCGCCGTGTGCCGGGCGCAGGTCGTCGCCTACGGCAGGGACGCCTTCTACGACATGCTGGAGCGCTGCCCGCAGGTGTGCCGGGTGCTGCTGCCCGTGCTCGCCGGGCGCATCAACGCGATGGAGCGCCAGGCCGGCCGCAGCCGCATGCTGGAGGGCCTCGGCCTGCTGGCGGCGGGGCTGGCGCACGAGCTGAACAACCCGGCCTCGGCCGCCGTGCGGGCCGCGCGGGAGCTGCGTACCCTCGCGCCCGCGCTCGCCGCCGCCGCCGTGCGGTGGGGGCGGGTGGGCGAGGAGCCCGAGCTGGAGCACGTCGCCCGGCTGCGCGAGCGCCTGGCCGCCCCCGGCGCGCCCCGCGACCCGCTGGCCGAGGCCGAGGCCGCCGACGACGTCGCGGACTGGCTGGCCGACGTCGAAGACCTCGCGGGCGATCACGCGGGAGATCACGCGGGCGATCACACGGGCGACCTCGCCGGGCTGGAGGACCTCGCGGGGGACCTGGCCGAGCAGGGCGTGGACCGGGCCGCGCTGGAGGAGCTGGCGGCGGCCCTGCGCCCGGCGGCGCTGGTCGCGGCGCTGGACTACCTGGCCCCGGCGCTGCGGGCGGCGGCCCTGGCCGGCGACGTCGCCGAGGCGGCCGAGCGGGTGGTGGAGCTGGTCCGGCGCACCTCCGCCTACACCGACCTGGACCGCGCGCCCGAGCGCGACGCCGACCTGCGCGAGGGCCTGGAGGCCACGCTCGCGCTGATGGCGCCCAAGCTGCGGGGCGTGCGGGTGCGCCGCGAGTACGGCGGCGTGCCGGACCTGCGGGCCTTCCCGAGCGAGCTCAACCAGGTCTGGACGAACCTCATCGACAACGCCGTGGACGCGATGGGCGGCGAGGGCGAGCTGACCATCCTCACCCGCCGCGAGGGCGACCACGCGGTGGTGGAGTTCCGCGACAACGGCCCCGGCATCCCCGCCGAGGTGCTGCCGCAGGTCTTCCAGCCCTTCTTCACCACCAAGGACCTGGGCAAGGGCACCGGGCTCGGGCTGCACGTCAGCATGGACATCGTGGCCGCCAGGCACGGCGGCACGATGGAGGTGACCTCCGAGCCCGGCGACACCCGCTTCGTGGTGCGGCTGCCGCTGAAGCCCTGA
- a CDS encoding IS701 family transposase: MTIYSDFTAPEIWLSSFCEDLFSTFLRSDQRRWGEVYVQGLLSVPGRKSIRRISAQVVGRPVDQCLQQFINQSPWDWAPVRQRLAQLLVEAIRPKAWVLEEVVFPKNGSKSVGVARQFVPSAGRLLNCQVGLAVVLVGEEGGCPVNWRLLLPRCWDDDDGLRERARLPEHERSRPHWRHLLQAVDEMVLDWGLPPAPVVVDGRSMPGVECLLAGLAERGLPYLVRVSPNGMPVSGPGASSGGAAARPVPEPARPRLHVVPAQRGPLQPGGGWQPRTGARTLWLTDLGRNRVPDLAGLVRMRNRAAAALGSVAAESGLQHFEGRSYQGWHHHVTLVSVAHAYKLLRGGAGREAEELCLLPHG, translated from the coding sequence ATGACCATCTACTCGGATTTCACCGCACCGGAGATATGGCTCTCTTCTTTCTGTGAGGATCTTTTCTCCACTTTTCTCCGCTCGGACCAGCGGCGCTGGGGCGAGGTGTACGTCCAGGGACTGCTCTCCGTCCCGGGCCGCAAATCCATCCGGCGGATCTCGGCACAGGTGGTGGGACGGCCCGTCGACCAGTGCCTCCAGCAGTTCATCAACCAGAGCCCGTGGGACTGGGCGCCGGTCCGCCAGCGCCTGGCCCAGCTCCTCGTCGAGGCCATCCGGCCCAAGGCGTGGGTGCTGGAGGAGGTGGTCTTCCCCAAGAACGGCTCCAAGTCGGTCGGCGTCGCCCGGCAGTTCGTGCCCTCGGCGGGCCGGCTGCTCAACTGCCAGGTCGGGCTCGCGGTCGTGCTGGTCGGCGAGGAGGGCGGCTGCCCGGTCAACTGGCGGCTGCTGCTGCCCCGCTGCTGGGACGACGACGACGGCCTGCGCGAGCGGGCCCGGCTGCCCGAGCACGAGCGCAGCCGGCCGCACTGGCGGCACCTGCTGCAGGCCGTGGACGAGATGGTGCTGGACTGGGGCCTGCCGCCCGCGCCCGTCGTGGTGGACGGCAGGTCGATGCCCGGCGTGGAGTGCCTGCTCGCCGGGCTGGCCGAGCGGGGACTGCCGTACCTGGTGCGGGTCTCCCCCAACGGGATGCCGGTGAGCGGGCCCGGCGCCTCCTCCGGCGGCGCGGCGGCGCGGCCGGTGCCGGAGCCGGCCAGGCCCCGGCTGCACGTGGTGCCGGCCCAGCGCGGCCCGCTCCAGCCCGGCGGCGGCTGGCAGCCGCGGACCGGCGCGCGCACCCTGTGGCTGACCGACCTCGGCCGCAACCGGGTGCCCGACCTGGCCGGGCTGGTCAGGATGCGCAACCGGGCCGCCGCGGCGCTCGGCTCGGTGGCCGCCGAGTCCGGCCTGCAACACTTCGAGGGCCGCTCCTACCAGGGCTGGCACCACCACGTCACGCTGGTCTCGGTGGCCCACGCCTACAAGCTGCTGCGCGGCGGGGCCGGACGGGAGGCGGAGGAACTGTGCCTGCTCCCGCATGGCTGA
- a CDS encoding GMC family oxidoreductase, with the protein MPETNTYRYIVVGAGAAGSVVAGRLSEDPDASVLLLEAGDAKVTDAVRTPWRWNEVLLTELDWAYMSEPQPGLDGTSVYSAAGRGLGGSSNVYHMMHTRGRPQDYDSWAREGCAGWSFADVLPHLQRLEDQRDGHNPTAGKGGPMTVADAAETGNPISQTFIDACAELGHPRLDDFNAGLHGAGWHHVNIKDGLRRGAREAYLDPAMARPNLTVLDGAPATRLLFEGTRCTGVAYTRGGVAHEARAEAEVVVCAGAIRSPHLLLLSGLGPAADLAALGVPVLADLPGVGANFHDHPLVIGPIGYMAKPGDDPRGQVTEVALFCGSRDGLEVPDLEVALVHRAPFGEKFFANVVRRAQTGKPIKPVRELVDPHVILSLSALLTPVSRGWVRLAGADPALPPRISANYFADPSDLERTVQVVEVARDIYRTRAFRDGWGLSEVAPGPDVTGREALRAWVKANTGSYYHFAGSCRMGVDERAVVDPELRVRGVEGLRVADASVMPTLVSAHPHTTVVMIAERAAQWAGAGSG; encoded by the coding sequence GTGCCAGAAACGAACACCTATCGCTACATCGTCGTCGGGGCGGGGGCGGCCGGGTCGGTCGTCGCCGGCCGGCTCAGCGAGGACCCGGACGCCTCCGTGCTGCTGCTGGAGGCGGGCGACGCCAAGGTCACCGACGCGGTGCGCACGCCGTGGCGGTGGAACGAGGTCCTGCTCACCGAGCTGGACTGGGCGTACATGAGCGAGCCGCAGCCGGGCCTGGACGGCACCAGCGTCTACTCGGCGGCCGGCCGCGGCCTCGGCGGCTCCTCGAACGTCTACCACATGATGCACACCAGGGGCCGTCCCCAGGACTACGACTCCTGGGCCCGCGAGGGCTGCGCCGGCTGGTCCTTCGCCGACGTGCTGCCCCACCTGCAGCGGCTGGAGGACCAGCGCGACGGCCACAACCCGACGGCCGGCAAGGGCGGCCCGATGACCGTCGCCGACGCGGCCGAGACCGGCAACCCGATCTCGCAGACCTTCATCGACGCCTGCGCCGAGCTGGGCCACCCGCGCCTGGACGACTTCAACGCGGGCCTGCACGGCGCCGGCTGGCACCACGTCAACATCAAGGACGGCCTGCGCCGGGGCGCCCGGGAGGCCTACCTGGACCCGGCCATGGCGCGCCCGAACCTCACCGTGCTGGACGGCGCCCCGGCGACCCGGCTGCTGTTCGAGGGCACCCGCTGCACCGGCGTCGCGTACACGCGCGGCGGCGTCGCGCACGAGGCGCGGGCCGAGGCCGAGGTCGTGGTGTGCGCGGGGGCGATCCGCTCGCCCCACCTGCTGCTGCTGTCCGGCCTCGGCCCGGCCGCCGACCTGGCCGCGCTGGGCGTGCCCGTGCTGGCCGACCTGCCCGGCGTCGGGGCCAACTTCCACGACCATCCGCTGGTCATCGGGCCCATCGGCTACATGGCCAAGCCCGGCGACGACCCGCGCGGCCAGGTGACGGAGGTCGCGCTGTTCTGCGGCTCCCGGGACGGGCTGGAGGTGCCCGACCTGGAGGTGGCGCTGGTGCACCGGGCGCCGTTCGGCGAGAAGTTCTTCGCCAACGTGGTGCGGCGGGCGCAGACCGGCAAGCCCATCAAGCCGGTGCGCGAGCTGGTGGACCCGCACGTCATCCTGAGCCTGTCGGCCCTGCTGACGCCGGTGTCGCGGGGCTGGGTGCGGCTGGCGGGCGCCGATCCCGCGCTGCCGCCGAGGATCAGCGCGAACTACTTCGCCGACCCCTCCGACCTGGAGCGCACGGTGCAGGTCGTGGAGGTCGCCAGGGACATCTACCGCACCCGGGCCTTCAGGGACGGCTGGGGCCTGTCGGAGGTCGCCCCCGGCCCGGACGTCACCGGCCGCGAGGCGCTGCGCGCCTGGGTCAAGGCCAACACCGGGTCGTACTACCACTTCGCCGGCTCGTGCCGGATGGGCGTGGACGAGCGGGCCGTGGTGGACCCCGAGCTGCGCGTGCGCGGCGTCGAGGGGCTGCGCGTGGCCGACGCCTCGGTGATGCCGACGCTGGTCAGCGCGCACCCGCACACCACGGTCGTGATGATCGCCGAACGCGCGGCGCAGTGGGCCGGGGCCGGCTCCGGGTGA